aataaaaaaataaacagcatacTTTATGGTAATACTAGTCAAAAACCCCTTTCATTATACTATATGCTTTTCTTTGTCCCATCCAGAGGTGAAATACAACCTTACAGCAGACGGTGAAAACAGGAAGAATAATCTTAAAGCCAGGGCAGCCTTCACTGACTCCTCATCTAGCAATAGCTATGAATCCACGGGGACCATCACTTTGGACCGCAAAGGAAAGACACAGTGCATTCAACGTCAACTCGCCATACAGGTTTTTGAAAGTTTCTGGATTCTCTTGTGACCAGAGGAGACTGTGGGCTGCACGTAATGTTTTGTGGTGCTGTCGTCCTTCAGGATACTATTCGAGACAAGCTACATGGGATCCCCATTGATGTGTCTGTGGAAATCATTGGTGGCAAACGTAAGCGTAGACAGAGCTCAAGtcctgagctgcagcctgtcCTGGACGCCGAAGGGTCAAAGCCAGCTCGATCAGTGGTGCGTGTGGATGGCATTCAGTCTATGAACCTGTCAAATGGTGGATTTTGTTATGGATGTGTTGTCTCCACTCACTGTTATTTCTTATATGTGAAAATGTTGTTTGTAGGTAGAGTTCATGAAGGAGGGTTGTGGTTCTGACAAAATGTGTCAGAGCAATTTGCAGATGAAATATCGCTATGGCCACTGGGACGCTAACGGTGAAATGTTCTCTCCTTTAGACAAGTAAGATTCTAAACACGCTcgttcctcttttttcttttccatgtattatttagaaaaaaaaaatcaaatcttcATTCAAAATTCTGATGCTGAAACGTGCTCACTGCCTCACACGCTGACCTATTAAACACGTGCACGCTTGTCTGCAAGCAGACtcataatgtgtgtgtttaaagggAAAATGGAGTGCCGGTGCTCTCACTCAGTAACCAGAAGGAAATCGCTTTGGAGGTCAGCGTGACCAATCCAGGTGGGGATGATGCATACGAAGCCTCCGTGAACGCCTCCTTTCCTCGCTCCCTAACTTACTCCGCTATCCGCCCCCAGTCTaaggtgagtgtgtgtctgaaactgtctctctctctcacacagacagacacacttaAACAgacaaatataaacacacacattttagttCTGATCTGGACTTATTATTTGTTGATTTCAGTTTAACTGCCAAGCCAATAAAGATGGTTCTCAGGTCAACTGTGAGCTGGGAAATCCCTTCAAACGTGATTcagaggtgagaaaaaaaaatcacattttggcACCATCTAATTCCCCTCTACATCTATAAATATTAGTGCTTGTAGTAAAATATGTATCTTTGTGCGTTTATAGGCCACCTTCTACATTATTTTGGGTACGTCTGGCATCTCGCTCAACAACTCTGAACTAGAGGTTAATCTTCAACTAGACACGTAAGTATATCCAAGCTTGTAATCCTGCAACTGTTAAATAACACTGATTACACCTACAAATGCAATAGATACGCTCCTGGAATATAATAAACTTACTTTAATGTTTGTGTGATGTATGTTAGAATATTTGTAGTTTGGAGCTGATCTCTGTGTAAATACTGTTCTGACAgaacaagcaaacagcagataGCCCCGGTcaaagcaaagataaaggtggCCGTGGTGTTGCAGCTCTCCGTGTCAGGGTAAGAAATGCACACATGTACATACATGTGCAGAAAACACATAGGTACGCACGACTCATGCTGGcaattgtgaatttttttttttttttttttgtctttgcagaCAAGTCCAGCCATCTCAGGTCTACTTTACAGGAGCTATTGTAGGTGAGGCCGCCATGAAATCGGAAAGTGAAATCGGCAGTGCCATCACACACAACTTCAGAGTGAGTACAGGAAAAACAACTAGATCATCTATATTTTCCTGAATTTATTGTTAATCCAGCATCATTAATGTTCTGAAGGGGCAAGTAATAACATTTCAACTGAACTTTTTACAGATAATCAACTTGGGAAGGCGTTTGACTGACTTTGGGACCGCCACTCTCGAAATTGACTGGCCAAAGGAGTCAGCGGAGGGGAAGTGGTTGCTCTACCTGATGAACATCAGCACCAAAGGGGTGGATCAGATAGAGTGCACGCCTAAAAGCGAGATCAACCCTCTTAATATAGTCAGTAAAAACATCATGTTAATGTTGCCACTCTGCCTTCAGGTTTATTTACTTGATGCTTCTTTTTAAATAGCAGAAGACATATGCAAAGGGTTTATagatgcattttatttaaaccAATAAAGATATTGAGTTAAATgcagccctgcgacaggctggcaacctgtccagggcgCACACTACCTCGCGCCCTGTGACtgctgggaaaggctccagcccccccgcgaccctgaaaagcATAAGCGGAAGAGACTGGATGTATGGCTGGAGTTAAATCCAATAAACTGAATAGACattatttttcctcttctttcaggAAGCAATTAGCACTAGGATGAGGAGAGCAGCCTCAAATGCCAAGGGGAGTGACGAGGGCACTATTTCACGCTTAATTGAGAACAAGAAATCAGAAACTCTGGtaatacaactttttttttgtcctagattattattttatgcACCTTTTCAACCAGTTGAATAGGAATTTGGCAGTAACTTTGTACTCCCTTGTCAACAGGATTGCCAAAATGGGGCAAACTGTGTGAAGATAAGGTGCCCCCTGCGGGGCCTGGACAGTAATGCAGCCATCATCCTTCACTCTCGCCTCTGGAACAGCACCTTCCTAGAGGTAACGGGTTTTACACAGTTATCATCTCTGGATTTTAAATCGggagcagagaaagaaaatcgcaaatttttttccccccacaggaCACAGTATAACATTTGGTTGTTATCTAAACTCAAAAACAACAACTGGATTATGAAAACATGGGTTGatacaattttttaaattttatatgtctagaaaaaaacagtaatatGACAGCTCTGTCTCTGTGGCAGCGCATTTCTGAGTCACAAACTACACATCATTCAAAAATACAGAGCCATGTGACCCAGCTGATACTCACAGCACCATTAGCCCCTTACTTTGTAACAAGAGAGCATGCACAACAAGGTACTGTTGTTGACCAAAGCatccatgccacgttcaaagtcacttaaagtaACATCTTCTTCTTCGTTCTCATGCTTGGTTTTAACTTCAGCAGGCCATCTTCATCATGTCTACATGAACTGGGTTGCTGCCATGCGACggactgattagatatttgcataaaGGAACAGTTGAATGGGTGTACCTaaaaaagtggccagtgagtgtatatgtgGAGACTGTGGAAACGTAATTCTTTTGGTTTAATGAAGATTTAATGatttacacacatttatagCTTTATATTCTGCCTTGTTTATTAAAATTTGTTGCTTCCTGGACATCGTTGTGTTGGGTTAGAGCCATAAGTGATAGAAAGTCAACTGTCATTTTTACAAGGTTGCCAAAAAGACCCGTAGTACCAGAGTCACTAAAATGGAGTTCAATAACACCAGTGTCATTGACTCGTCATTGACATTACTGATCCTCTCTTTCGATTAAGCATTATTAAAACTGTCAATATTACATCCCCACTGAGAGTCGCAGTCTCTCAGTTGTTACGGACTTAATTTgggagtgttttgtttttgtaggtgGAAATTTAACAATAAAGAAGTGGCATAGGGGCTTAAGGGGATAAAGAAACATTGTTATTGGCATAAACCAGTATTTTtgaattttcttcctttttgtttaaACAGAAGTATACCGATTTTCATCATGTGGAGGTGAAAGTCAAGGCCTCTCTGAACCTCGTTAGTTCATCCAAGAACACCGTTCTGGAAAATGCTCATACAGAGGTAACTGAACACAGCAGTAGATTTTACACAGTCCTGTGCCCCCATAAACATAAAGCCTGAGGGTTTGTGAATAAAAGCATATTTCAAAGAGTATTTGACACTTTTAGCATGTTTTGCCACTTCACTGTGTTCCCCAGGCGAGACTGACAGTGTTCCCAGAGAGGCGTGAAGCTCGGCATGGGGGAGTGCCGTGGTGGATCATCGTGCTGTCCATCCTGTTTGGGCTACTATTGTTGGCCCTGTTGGCTTTCCTTCTTTGGAAGGTAAGGCTGGAGGAAAACAGACTATCCTAGCAGTCCTGCAGTTTACTGATAAAGGTTTAAACTGTGGACATCTAGCAGCCTGTAAAGCACCTTTTAGAGAACAACTATCACTATGCATAATAGTGATTACACACATTTTCTAATAATTtgcctctcctcagtgtggaGTCTTTGGGAAAAAGAATAAAGCGGACCCGTCAGACAAAGAGAGACTGACtccaaatgcataaaaaaagagaaagagggtaAAATTACCCAACCTTCAAAATGAGTGGAACTTTTTCCTCTTGCTCCTCCTTGCTACAAAAGTGATGCTTTCTGGTACCAGGCAGGCTGTGGGCAATTCTCACACTGTGTTGTATCATTTTAAGACAAGATTTCACACATGATTATGTGTGTATTACTACCTGCATGTCCAGGGgagatgtttctgtttcttaaagctctgagcagcacttggtcaATTCTGCATCTCTTTCAGCTCTTCttccatttcctgtttgttttgttgctatTACACCTGCAGTCACCTGGTCTGACGGTTTCTTTCactttccatttaaaaaaacaaaacaaaacaaaaaaaaaaaaaaaacgggggaACTGGAACCCATTTTCTTTCTGTATAGAGCAGCACAGATGGCTTGTCTACACCTCTTATGGGATTAATTGCATTTTGGCGCCTGTGAAAGAGACCGATGACAAATGTCTCAAACCGCTTCGCTTTCTTTGAGCAGCTTTAAATAGTCGCTTCCTCAAACCAAATACTGAGTTTgtttttgccccccccctccctcttctCTGCAGTGTGGTTTTTTTAAACGTGCCAAATATGAAGACAAGGTTCCCAGTTACAGCGCAGTTCGGATCAAACGGGAGGAGAGAGCGGTAAACCCTGGAAATGCTAACTGGGAAAACCTGGAAAAGAAGCCCTGGATGACAACCTGGCATGACAATGAACACTATTCTTAACCAATGAAACACCACTGATTTACTGTCGCTTACTGATGAACTCCAGTTTCATAAATTTCTGCTGCATGTTCAAAAAACACCACACATACTGGATCAAACACTGTGCTTCAGGGGTTGATTTGATCTTGAATAAGTCTGTATGAATCACTGGAGGAGAGATGCTGTGTGGGAGATGGTCCAGCACAACTGTCAGAGCTTTGGAGtttctgttgttgaaattcAGTGTTGGGGTTAAAGTGTTTCTGAATGTATTGTCCTTTTCTGTTTTGC
This portion of the Archocentrus centrarchus isolate MPI-CPG fArcCen1 chromosome 17, fArcCen1, whole genome shotgun sequence genome encodes:
- the itga6b gene encoding integrin alpha-6b isoform X1, with the translated sequence MEGWITCGLWLIAFLSRCGRLSAFNLDTENVLQKTGDPGSLFGFSLAMHRQLTPVDKRLLLVGAPRANALKGQKSKVTGGLYNCDMSSTSNHCTRVVFDNDEDTGKESKENQWMGVTVKSQGPGGQIVVCAHRYQRRDNVGKQLETRDIIGRCYVLSQKLTIDPTQPDGEGGSWLFCDQRPRGHEMFGTCQQGLSATFDKDYHYLIFGAPGAYNWKGIVRMEQKNDSFIDMGIFVDGPYEVGDENQRNPDLIPAPPSSYLGFSLDSGKSLTMKGQLTVVAGAPRANHSGAVVLLKKGGAKKKILLEEYILEGEGLSSSFGYDLTVLDLNKDGWEDIVVGAPQYFEKDGEIGGAVYVYINKAGKWNNVKPTRIDGPQDSMFGLAVENLGDINQDGYDDFAVGAPYEDKGIGKVYIYYGSATEQISTKASQVLSAPPGVKLFGYSLAGNMDLDYNSYPDLAVGSLSDAVFVYRARPVIDIKKEITISPEEIDLTKRNCGNKFCLTITACFSYSANPESYAPRLEVKYNLTADGENRKNNLKARAAFTDSSSSNSYESTGTITLDRKGKTQCIQRQLAIQDTIRDKLHGIPIDVSVEIIGGKRKRRQSSSPELQPVLDAEGSKPARSVVEFMKEGCGSDKMCQSNLQMKYRYGHWDANGEMFSPLDKENGVPVLSLSNQKEIALEVSVTNPGGDDAYEASVNASFPRSLTYSAIRPQSKFNCQANKDGSQVNCELGNPFKRDSEATFYIILGTSGISLNNSELEVNLQLDTTSKQQIAPVKAKIKVAVVLQLSVSGQVQPSQVYFTGAIVGEAAMKSESEIGSAITHNFRIINLGRRLTDFGTATLEIDWPKESAEGKWLLYLMNISTKGVDQIECTPKSEINPLNIEAISTRMRRAASNAKGSDEGTISRLIENKKSETLDCQNGANCVKIRCPLRGLDSNAAIILHSRLWNSTFLEKYTDFHHVEVKVKASLNLVSSSKNTVLENAHTEARLTVFPERREARHGGVPWWIIVLSILFGLLLLALLAFLLWKCGFFKRAKYEDKVPSYSAVRIKREERAVNPGNANWENLEKKPWMTTWHDNEHYS
- the itga6b gene encoding integrin alpha-6b isoform X2 is translated as MEGWITCGLWLIAFLSRCGRLSAFNLDTENVLQKTGDPGSLFGFSLAMHRQLTPVDKRLLLVGAPRANALKGQKSKVTGGLYNCDMSSTSNHCTRVVFDNDEDTGKESKENQWMGVTVKSQGPGGQIVVCAHRYQRRDNVGKQLETRDIIGRCYVLSQKLTIDPTQPDGEGGSWLFCDQRPRGHEMFGTCQQGLSATFDKDYHYLIFGAPGAYNWKGIVRMEQKNDSFIDMGIFVDGPYEVGDENQRNPDLIPAPPSSYLGFSLDSGKSLTMKGQLTVVAGAPRANHSGAVVLLKKGGAKKKILLEEYILEGEGLSSSFGYDLTVLDLNKDGWEDIVVGAPQYFEKDGEIGGAVYVYINKAGKWNNVKPTRIDGPQDSMFGLAVENLGDINQDGYDDFAVGAPYEDKGIGKVYIYYGSATEQISTKASQVLSAPPGVKLFGYSLAGNMDLDYNSYPDLAVGSLSDAVFVYRARPVIDIKKEITISPEEIDLTKRNCGNKFCLTITACFSYSANPESYAPRLEVKYNLTADGENRKNNLKARAAFTDSSSSNSYESTGTITLDRKGKTQCIQRQLAIQDTIRDKLHGIPIDVSVEIIGGKRKRRQSSSPELQPVLDAEGSKPARSVVEFMKEGCGSDKMCQSNLQMKYRYGHWDANGEMFSPLDKENGVPVLSLSNQKEIALEVSVTNPGGDDAYEASVNASFPRSLTYSAIRPQSKFNCQANKDGSQVNCELGNPFKRDSEATFYIILGTSGISLNNSELEVNLQLDTTSKQQIAPVKAKIKVAVVLQLSVSGQVQPSQVYFTGAIVGEAAMKSESEIGSAITHNFRIINLGRRLTDFGTATLEIDWPKESAEGKWLLYLMNISTKGVDQIECTPKSEINPLNIEAISTRMRRAASNAKGSDEGTISRLIENKKSETLDCQNGANCVKIRCPLRGLDSNAAIILHSRLWNSTFLEKYTDFHHVEVKVKASLNLVSSSKNTVLENAHTEARLTVFPERREARHGGVPWWIIVLSILFGLLLLALLAFLLWKCGVFGKKNKADPSDKERLTPNA